A genome region from Erigeron canadensis isolate Cc75 chromosome 3, C_canadensis_v1, whole genome shotgun sequence includes the following:
- the LOC122590542 gene encoding protein ABHD18 produces the protein MVAIKIGMFHYVLDHVYGACMHRTKLSTPFFSRGWGGTKLDLLEKMIKQIFPVVEGPRLIKPMWRTVWETKSACLKEGVFRTPCDEQLINALPPESHTARVAFLAPKFVPPHKMACVVHLAGTGDHSFERRLRLGGPLLKENIATMVLESPFYGQRRPSLQSGSKLLCVSDLLLLGRATIEEARSLLHWLDSEAGYGKMGVCGLSMGGVHAAMVGSLHPTPIATFPFLSPHSAVVAFCEGVLKHATAWDALREDLSAAMTLDEVQERMRHVLSLTDVTRFPTPKNPNAVILVAATDDGYIPKHSVLEVQRAWPGSEVRWVTGGHVSSFILHNGEFRRAIRDGLNRLQWKEPPS, from the exons ATGGTGGCTATAAAGATAGGAATGTTTCACTATGTATTAGACCATGTGTATGGTGCATGTATGCACAGAACAAAGCTAAGCACGCCTTTTTTTTCAAGAGGATGGGGTGGCACAAAACTTGATCTTTTAGAGAAAATGATTAAGCAAATATTTCCGGTTGTCGAAGGTCCAAGATTGATTAAGCCAATGTGGAGAACAGTTTGGGAAACCAAAAGTGCTTGTTTGAAAGAAGGTGTTTTTAGGACTCCTTGTGATGAACAACTTATCAATGCATTGCCTCCTGAGAGTCATACTGCAAGAGTCGCTTTCCTTGCCCCAAAATTCGTGCCTCCTCACAAAATGGCTTGTGTTGTTCATCTTGCAG GTACTGGGGACCATAGTTTTGAGCGAAGGTTGCGTCTTGGCGGGCCACTTTTGAAGGAAAATATAGCAACAATGGTTCTTGAGAG CCCTTTTTATGGACAAAGACGGCCATCTCTGCAGAGTGGATCAAAATTATTATGTGTGAGTGATTTGTTGCTATTGGGAAGAGCTACCATTGAAGAAGCTCGCAGTCTTCTACATTGGTTAGATTCTGAAGCAGGCTATGGAAAAATGGGTGTTTGTGGTCTAAGCATGG GTGGAGTACACGCTGCCATGGTTGGATCCTTACACCCTACTCCAATAGCTACATTCCCGTTTCTATCCCCGCACTCAGCTGTTGTGGCATTCTGTGAAGGTGTATTGAAGCATGCCACTGCATGGGATGCACTAAGAGAGGATCTTTCGGCAGCTATGACACTGGATGAAGTACAAGAGCGCATGAGGCACGTGTTATCTCTCACCGATGTCACACGCTTTCCAACCCCCAAAAACCCAAATGCAGTTATTCTTGTGGCTGCTACG GATGATGGATACATTCCTAAACACTCTGTGTTGGAGGTCCAACGAGCTTGGCCAGGATCAGAAGTGAGATGGGTAACTGGTGGCCACGTTTCTTCATTCATTCTCCACAACGGTGAGTTCCGTAGAGCCATTAGAGATGGGTTAAACAGATTACAGTGGAAGGAGCCCCCTTCATGA
- the LOC122590541 gene encoding bZIP transcription factor TGA10-like isoform X3 produces MVLLSTGLWRTKYGGGSYDFADFDQTFLFPSDVPATAVDQSTSSFVPQDHERQSSVPAGMRPLPTLNIFPSQPMHGRDPSSTSTAKVSATTILSPSSSASRRSLELSDSDIISNLKTVAPRTLAESSKAIKREGNKKGLSFSSGQDQQKKSDSKTLRRLAQNREAARKSRLRRKAYVQQLESSKMKLTQLEQELQKAKAQGVYMGGVDGILGTDQGVPLGVGHVSSEAAAFSMEYAKWLEDHRHRVGRLQAAVEQQFSENEIQFCVDNIMAHFDDFMHRKSMIVRADVFYIISGMWKTPAERCFLWIGGFRPSELIKIIAAQIKPLTEQQILGIIQLRNVMFEAEKNLSQRLQQLNQSLSEVIVSESLKSPNDIVNYMGQMAAGINKISEYVDIVNQADHLRLQAIHHVHGLMTTHQASRSLMAISEYFHRLRYLSSLWESRQQQS; encoded by the exons GACAAAATATGGAGGTGGGTCATATGATTTTGCTGACTTTGATCAAACATTTCTCTTCCCTTCGGATGTCCCAGCAACAGCAGTTGATCAGTCCACATCATCCTTTGTTCCCCAAGATCATGAAAGAC AGAGTTCAGTACCTGCAGGAATGAGACCTCTTCCAACGCTAAATATCTTTCCATCACAGCCAATGCACGGCAGAGATCCTTCTTCTACTTCCACAGCGAAG GTAAGTGCTACTACTATACTTTCTCCATCAAGTAGTGCTTCCAGGAGATCGTTGGAATTGTCGGACAGCGACATTATCTCCAACCTCAAAACTGTTGCCCCCCGTACACTGGCTGAATCCTCGAAAGCTATCAAG CGCGAGGGAAACAAGAAAGGGCTTAGTTTTAGTTCAGGGCAGGATCAACAGAAGAAATCAGATTCAAAG ACACTCAGGAGGCTTGCTCAAAATCGAGAGGCAGCTAGGAAAAGTAGGCTGAGGAGAAAG GCTTATGTTCAGCAGCTAGAGTCTAGCAAAATGAAGCTTACTCAATTGGAACAAGAGCTACAAAAGGCTAAAGCTCAG GGTGTTTATATGGGTGGTGTTGATGGAATTCTTGGAACTGACCAAGGCGTTCCCCTTGGTGTGGGACATGTAAGCTCAG AAGCGGCAGCTTTTAGCATGGAATATGCAAAGTGGCTAGAGGATCATAGGCATCGCGTGGGCAGGCTTCAAGCAGCTGTTGAACAGCAGTTTTCCGAGAATGAGATCCAGTTCTGTGTTGACAACATCATGGCGCATTTTGATGATTTCATGCACCGCAAGAGCATGATTGTGAGAGCTGATGTTTTTTACATTATTTCTGGTATGTGGAAGACTCCTGCTGAGCGTTGTTTTCTGTGGATTGGAGGCTTCCGTCCTTCTGAGCTCATCAAG atcATTGCTGCTCAGATCAAGCCTTTGACAGAACAACAGATCTTAGGAATTATTCAGTTACGTAATGTAATGTTTGAGGCAGAAAAAAATCTTTCTCAACGACTCCAACAGCTGAACCAATCTTTGTCCGAAGTCATTGTTTCTGAGAGTTTAAAATCCCCCAATGACATTGTCAACTACATGGGTCAGATGGCAGCAGGCATCAACAAGATATCAGAGTATGTCGATATTGTTAACCAG GCGGATCATCTGCGGCTTCAGGCAATTCACCATGTCCATGGTCTGATGACTACCCATCAAGCATCAAGGAGTCTAATGGCAATAAGTGAATACTTTCATCGCCTTCGCTATCTCAGTAGTCTTTGGGAATCTCGTCAGCAGCAGTCTTAG
- the LOC122590541 gene encoding transcription factor TGA2.3-like isoform X2, which yields MNIMASSSRRYSNTSTNAQLDSQRPHHQAPFAPQFELENHHYENDQMAFTMMNQANPLASTHTPFSNSINNDFMTKYGGGSYDFADFDQTFLFPSDVPATAVDQSTSSFVPQDHERQSSVPAGMRPLPTLNIFPSQPMHGRDPSSTSTAKVSATTILSPSSSASRRSLELSDSDIISNLKTVAPRTLAESSKAIKREGNKKGLSFSSGQDQQKKSDSKTLRRLAQNREAARKSRLRRKAYVQQLESSKMKLTQLEQELQKAKAQGVYMGGVDGILGTDQGVPLGVGHVSSEAAAFSMEYAKWLEDHRHRVGRLQAAVEQQFSENEIQFCVDNIMAHFDDFMHRKSMIVRADVFYIISGMWKTPAERCFLWIGGFRPSELIKIIAAQIKPLTEQQILGIIQLRNVMFEAEKNLSQRLQQLNQSLSEVIVSESLKSPNDIVNYMGQMAAGINKISEYVDIVNQADHLRLQAIHHVHGLMTTHQASRSLMAISEYFHRLRYLSSLWESRQQQS from the exons ATGAATATCATGGCTTCTAGCAGCCGACGCTATTCCAACACATCGACTAATGCTCAGTTAGACTCACAAAGGCCTCACCATCAAGCTCCTTTTGCACCACAATTCGAGCTTGAGAATCATCACTATGAAAACGATCAGATGGCTTTCACTATGATGAACCAGGCAAACCCCCTGGCTTCTACCCACACTCCTTTCAGTAATTCTATCAACAACGATTTCAT GACAAAATATGGAGGTGGGTCATATGATTTTGCTGACTTTGATCAAACATTTCTCTTCCCTTCGGATGTCCCAGCAACAGCAGTTGATCAGTCCACATCATCCTTTGTTCCCCAAGATCATGAAAGAC AGAGTTCAGTACCTGCAGGAATGAGACCTCTTCCAACGCTAAATATCTTTCCATCACAGCCAATGCACGGCAGAGATCCTTCTTCTACTTCCACAGCGAAG GTAAGTGCTACTACTATACTTTCTCCATCAAGTAGTGCTTCCAGGAGATCGTTGGAATTGTCGGACAGCGACATTATCTCCAACCTCAAAACTGTTGCCCCCCGTACACTGGCTGAATCCTCGAAAGCTATCAAG CGCGAGGGAAACAAGAAAGGGCTTAGTTTTAGTTCAGGGCAGGATCAACAGAAGAAATCAGATTCAAAG ACACTCAGGAGGCTTGCTCAAAATCGAGAGGCAGCTAGGAAAAGTAGGCTGAGGAGAAAG GCTTATGTTCAGCAGCTAGAGTCTAGCAAAATGAAGCTTACTCAATTGGAACAAGAGCTACAAAAGGCTAAAGCTCAG GGTGTTTATATGGGTGGTGTTGATGGAATTCTTGGAACTGACCAAGGCGTTCCCCTTGGTGTGGGACATGTAAGCTCAG AAGCGGCAGCTTTTAGCATGGAATATGCAAAGTGGCTAGAGGATCATAGGCATCGCGTGGGCAGGCTTCAAGCAGCTGTTGAACAGCAGTTTTCCGAGAATGAGATCCAGTTCTGTGTTGACAACATCATGGCGCATTTTGATGATTTCATGCACCGCAAGAGCATGATTGTGAGAGCTGATGTTTTTTACATTATTTCTGGTATGTGGAAGACTCCTGCTGAGCGTTGTTTTCTGTGGATTGGAGGCTTCCGTCCTTCTGAGCTCATCAAG atcATTGCTGCTCAGATCAAGCCTTTGACAGAACAACAGATCTTAGGAATTATTCAGTTACGTAATGTAATGTTTGAGGCAGAAAAAAATCTTTCTCAACGACTCCAACAGCTGAACCAATCTTTGTCCGAAGTCATTGTTTCTGAGAGTTTAAAATCCCCCAATGACATTGTCAACTACATGGGTCAGATGGCAGCAGGCATCAACAAGATATCAGAGTATGTCGATATTGTTAACCAG GCGGATCATCTGCGGCTTCAGGCAATTCACCATGTCCATGGTCTGATGACTACCCATCAAGCATCAAGGAGTCTAATGGCAATAAGTGAATACTTTCATCGCCTTCGCTATCTCAGTAGTCTTTGGGAATCTCGTCAGCAGCAGTCTTAG
- the LOC122590539 gene encoding FT-interacting protein 1: MSAKPAAGNQDDYKLKETKPQLGERWPHGGIRGGGGWILSDRVTSTYDLVEQMHYLYVRVEKARDLPINPLTASCDPYVEVKLGNYKGKTQHFEKRTYAEWKQVFAFSKDKIQSTVLEVYVKDKDMIARDDYLGKVVFDMNEVPTRVPPDSPLAPQWYRLEDRKGERKIKGEIMLAVWMGTQADEAFPEAWHSDAAKVQGEGIFSVRSKVYVSPKLWYLRVNVIEAQDVESQDKSQLPQVFVKAQLGNQILKTKLSPTKTTNPLWNEDLVFVAAEPFEESLVLTLENKASSKEEIVGRIVLPLNAFEKRLDHRAVHSRWFNLEQFGFGMLEGERRMELKFSTRIHLRASLDGGYHVLDESTMYISDQRPTARQLWKKPIGILEIGILSAQGLQGMKTKDGKKTTDAYCVAKYGQKWVRTRTILDNFNPKWNEQYTWEVYDPCTVVSLGVFDNSHLGGEQSATAKDARIGKIRIRLSTLETDRIYTHSYPLLVLQPSGLKKTGELQLAFRFTCLSLANMIYLYSQPLLPKMHYQHPLTINQLDSLRYQAMNIVAVRLGRAEPPLRKEVVEYMLDVDSHIWSMRRSKANFFRVVSLFSGVLSMSKWLGDVCHWKNPITSILVHILFFILICFPELILPTIFLYMFLIGVWNFRSRPRHPLHMDTKLSWAEAVQPDELDEEFDTFPSSKSQDVTKMRYDRLRSVAGRIQTVVGDIATQGERFQAVLSWRDPRASCLFVVFCLIVAVALYVTPFKIVVLATGLYLLRHPRFRSKMPSVPSNFFRRLPSKADCML; this comes from the coding sequence ATGAGTGCTAAACCAGCTGCAGGAAACCAAGATGACTACAAGCTCAAGGAAACGAAACCACAGCTCGGTGAGAGGTGGCCACATGGGGGCATAAGGGGAGGAGGAGGGTGGATACTCAGTGACAGGGTAACGAGTACTTATGATCTTGTGGAACAAATGCACTATCTTTATGTTCGGGTGGAGAAGGCCCGAGATCTTCCCATAAACCCGTTGACAGCAAGCTGTGATCCCTATGTTGAAGTGAAACTCGGCAACTATAAAGGAAAAACACAGCATTTTGAGAAGAGAACTTATGCAGAATGGAAGCAAGTATTTGCATTCTCAAAAGATAAGATACAGTCAACGGTTCTTGAAGTGTATGTCAAAGATAAAGATATGATAGCAAGAGATGATTATTTAGGGAAGGTGGTTTTTGATATGAATGAGGTCCCGACACGAGTACCACCAGATAGCCCGTTAGCACCTCAGTGGTATAGACTTGAGGACCGAAAGGGTGAAAGGAAGATAAAAGGTGAGATAATGCTTGCAGTTTGGATGGGAACACAAGCTGATGAGGCCTTTCCTGAAGCATGGCATTCTGATGCTGCAAAGGTTCAAGGTGAGGGCATTTTTAGCGTGAGATCAAAGGTTTACGTTTCTCCTAAACTTTGGTACCTTCGGGTTAACGTTATTGAAGCACAAGATGTTGAAAGTCAAGACAAATCACAACTTCCACAAGTTTTTGTTAAAGCTCAACTTGGGAATCAaattctcaaaaccaaattgTCTCCAACAAAAACCACAAATCCGCTATGGAACGAAGATCTGGTGTTTGTGGCAGCTGAACCATTTGAAGAGTCATTGGTGCTAACACTCGAAAATAAAGCCAGTTCAAAAGAAGAGATTGTTGGCAGAATTGTTTTGCCACTTAATGCTTTTGAGAAGCGGTTAGACCATAGGGCTGTCCATTCCCGGTGGTTCAATCTTGAACAGTTCGGGTTTGGTATGCTGGAGGGAGAAAGAAGAATGGAGCTTAAGTTTTCAACCCGGATTCATCTCCGGGCTTCACTTGATGGTGGTTATCATGTACTAGATGAATCAACTATGTACATTAGTGACCAACGCCCCACAGCCCGTCAACTATGGAAAAAACCAATTGGGATCCTGGAAATCGGGATCTTAAGTGCACAAGGACTCCAAGGGATGAAAACAAAAGATGGGAAGAAAACAACAGATGCTTACTGTGTCGCTAAGTATGGTCAAAAGTGGGTCAGAACCCGAACCATACTGGACAACTTCAATCCTAAATGGAATGAGCAGTACACATGGGAAGTTTATGACCCATGTACCGTTGTTAGTTTAGGTGTGTTCGATAATTCCCATTTGGGAGGTGAACAGTCTGCAACAGCAAAGGATGCAAGAATTGGAAAAATAAGAATAAGGCTATCCACACTTGAAACAGATAGAATATACACTCATTCTTACCCACTTCTCGTCTTACAGCCATCCGGATTAAAGAAAACTGGCGAGCTCCAACTAGCCTTTCGTTTCACTTGTTTATCTCTAGCAAACATGATCTATCTCTATAGTCAGCCTTTACTTCCCAAAATGCATTACCAACATCCTTTAACCATAAACCAACTAGACAGTTTAAGGTATCAAGCCATGAATATTGTTGCAGTGAGACTAGGCCGGGCCGAGCCACCACTTAGAAAAGAAGTGGTCGAGTACATGTTAGACGTCGATTCTCATATTTGGAGCATGAGAAGAAGTAAAGCAAACTTCTTCAGAGTAGTTTCTCTGTTTTCGGGTGTACTCTCAATGAGCAAATGGCTTGGAGATGTATGCCATTGGAAAAACCCAATAACTTCAATCCTAGTTCATATCCTCTTCTTCATTTTAATCTGTTTTCCGGAATTAATCCTCCCAACGATCTTTCTTTACATGTTCCTTATTGGAGTATGGAACTTCAGGTCGCGCCCACGACATCCACTACACATGGATACTAAACTATCATGGGCAGAAGCAGTACAACCCGACGAACTAGATGAAGAGTTTGACACATTTCCGTCATCCAAGTCACAAGACGTTACAAAAATGAGGTATGATCGGCTTCGTAGTGTTGCAGGGAGGATTCAAACGGTGGTCGGGGACATTGCAACACAAGGAGAAAGGTTTCAGGCTGTTTTGAGCTGGAGAGATCCCAGAGCAAGCTGTTTGTTTGTCGTCTTTTGTTTGATTGTTGCCGTAGCATTGTATGTCACACCTTTTAAGATTGTAGTTTTGGCAACAGGTTTGTATTTGCTGAGGCATCCTAGGTTTAGAAGCAAGATGCCTTCAGTTCCTAGTAATTTCTTCAGGAGATTGCCATCTAAAGCTGATTGCATGCTTTGA
- the LOC122590543 gene encoding polygalacturonase inhibitor-like, producing the protein MKTSFFTFTITIALLYFTLPLSMSQRCNRKDEKTLLRIKKSLGNPRVLASWTKNSDCCNWEHVECDLYNDRITSFTIFSSNISSRIPNAIANLPYLETLIFRKLTNLTGQIPATFTKLTHLKTLTISWTNISGPIPSFLGQLKSLKTLDLSFNNLNGSIPWELTTLPDLETLHLDRNRLTGSIPDSFGAFSGKVPAIYLSHNFLNGTIPKSLSQVNFTWLDLSRNRLKGDISVFFGVNKTIEAADFSRNLFEFNFSTVKEFPASLASLDLNHNRIYGSLPHTLAGLDLQKLNVSYNRLCGEIPAGGKMQSYDSTAYFHNRCLCGSPLDACK; encoded by the exons ATGAAGACCTCATTCTTCACCTTCACCATAACCATTGCCCTTCTTTATTTCACTCTCCCTCTTTCTATGTCCCAACGATGCAACCGGAAAGACGAAAAGACCCTCCTCAGAATAAAAAAATCTCTTGGAAACCCTCGTGTTTTGGCCTCTTGGACAAAGAACTCGGACTGCTGTAACTGGGAACATGTAGAATGTGACCTCTACAACGACCGAATTACCTCCTTCACCATCTTTTCTAGCAACATTTCCTCTCGGATCCCCAACGCCATTGCCAACCTCCCTTACCTAGAAACCTTGATCTTTCGTAAACTCACCAACCTAACCGGACAAATCCCTGCAACATTCACCAAACTCACCCACCTTAAAACACTTACCATCAGCTGGACTAATATATCCGGTCCAATACCTTCTTTCCTTGGCCAACTCAAGAGCTTAAAGACACTCGATTTGTCTTTCAATAATTTAAATGGTTCCATCCCATGGGAGCTCACTACATTGCCAGATCTTGAAACCCTTCACCTGGACCGAAACAGGTTAACTGGATCCATTCCTGATTCGTTCGGGGCGTTCAGTGGGAAAGTCCCAGCCATCTATCTGTCTCATAACTTCCTTAATGGAACAATACCCAAGTCATTGTCTCAG GTGAACTTTACATGGTTAGACTTGTCTAGAAACCGGCTCAAGGGAGACATATCAGTGTTTTTTGGAGTCAACAAGACCATTGAAGCCGCTGATTTTTCAAGAAACTTGTTTGAGTTTAACTTCTCAACGGTGAAAGAGTTCCCTGCAAGCTTGGCTTCCTTAGATTTGAATCATAACAGGATATATGGAAGTTTACCACACACTTTGGCTGGACTCGATTTACAGAAGTTGAATGTGAGTTATAACAGACTGTGCGGCGAAATTCCAGCAGGGGGAAAGATGCAATCATATGATAGCACGGCTTATTTCCATAACCGGTGTTTGTGTGGATCTCCATTAGATGCTtgcaaataa